In the genome of Vanacampus margaritifer isolate UIUO_Vmar chromosome 1, RoL_Vmar_1.0, whole genome shotgun sequence, one region contains:
- the cipca gene encoding CLOCK-interacting pacemaker a, which yields MSSSSQPLQHRASSITRVTHHDASKQDLERDSGFSDASSEYLSAVDATDSEDAGRKRSAVGQDAAGVQLAVMGGSYAGLSPMLIMNNFVLNQPSPVTPAEQQWGFPSSLDAMPQPQMVLLQPMMSPKTTPENIPQSKSYTSTVKSYPRIAPNPVVTPSKRSGSSRLRGNSSSAYDQRHRRHRRGNRQHGAPTPECDPHAPNKASLPKFDVSHNRSPVPAESSKLLNEKCLSSATASSSVPPSTYQSLTELDDNPLCPDIYPDGLLAESNKLKRFSNTYNILSNCGLLGITMRTKQLIKDNKRTQSQLQLLREHTALLLEALASGDPQLWTKLQLSLQDFNK from the exons ATGAGCAGCTCCAGTCAACCCCTCCAACACCGGGCATCATCTATCACCAGGGTAACACACCATGACGCATCTAAGCAGGACTTGGAACGAGATTCAGGCTTCTCAG ATGCCAGCTCAGAGTACCTGAGTGCAGTTGATGCGACCGACTCTGAAGATGCAGGCAGGAAAAGGTCCGCAGTCGGCCAAGATGCGGCTGGAGTGCAGCTGGCTGTGATGGGAGGCTCGTATGCTGGACTTTCCCCGATGCTCattatgaataattttgtcCTGAATCAG cCATCGCCGGTGACTCCAGCTGAGCAACAGTGGGGCTTCCCTTCATCTCTTGATGCCATGCCTCAACCCCAAATGGTTCTGCTTCAACCAATGATGTCGCCCAAAACAACCCCTGAAAATATCCCCCAGTCAAAAAGCTACACATCCACCGTCAAGTCGTATCCCAGAATCGCTCCAAACCCAGTAGTTACACCCTCAAAGAGGTCAGGATCCTCCAGATTGAGAGGAAATTCATCTTCAGCATATGACCAGCGACACCGAAGACATCGACGAGGCAACAGGCAGCACGGCGCCCCCACCCCTGAGTGTGACCCACACGCTCCCAACAAAGCAAGTTTGCCCAAATTTGACGTATCACACAACCGCTCTCCTGTGCCAGCTGAGAGCTCCAAGCTTCTTAACGAGAAGTGTCTTTCCTCTGCGACAGCGAGCAGCTCTGTTCCCCCCTCCACTTATCAGTCTCTGACCGAGCTGGATGACAACCCGCTGTGTCCTGACATTTACCCGGACGGCCTCTTAGCAGAGAGCAACAAGTTGAAGCGTTTCAGCAATACCTACAACATCCTCAGCAACTGCGGCCTGCTGGGCATCACCATGCGCACCAAGCAGCTCATCAAGGACAACAAGcgcacccaaagtcagctgcagCTTCTCCGGGAGCATACGGCGCTCCTGCTGGAAGCCCTGGCAAGCGGAGACCCTCAGCTGTGGACTAAACTCCAGCTCTCTCTGCAGGACTTCAACAAGTAA
- the pgfb gene encoding placenta growth factor isoform X1, producing the protein MSQNFSRSTSLPPPSTFWGVFVSDRLFLLLTWIHHRSDPNMKLCLVVEAAAALYLLFAPAQSQPTWSINSTTNAAPTVLLFQDVWARSLCRTIEKLVEVVQEYPSEVEHIYSPACVPLVRCAGCCGDEKLECYPTLTANVTMQLLKIRPAELGEEYVEMTFVEHQTCECRVKKPVGKVERKRQRGKGRKRKEKQKPKDCDRCQIPRR; encoded by the exons ATGAGTCAGAACTTTTCCCGTTCAACGTCCCTTCCGCCTCCCTCAACTTTTTGGGGTGTGTTTGTTTCGGATCGACTTTTCCTGCTTTTGACGTGGATCCATCATCGTTCGGACCCGAACATGAAACTGTGCTTAGTGGTCGAGGCTGCGGCGGCTCTTTATCTTCTGTTCGCACCTGCACAG AGTCAACCCACATGGAGCATAAACAGCACAACTAATG CAGCACCCACGGTGTTGTTGTTCCAAGACGTGTGGGCTCGGAGTCTGTGTCGAACCATTGAGAAGCTGGTGGAGGTGGTGCAGGAGTACCCGTCAGAGGTGGAGCACATATACAGTCCCGCCTGTGTGCCTCTGGTGAGGTGTGCCGGCTGCTGTGGGGACGAGAAGCTCGAGTGCTACCCCACCCTCACCGCTAATGTCACAATGCAG CTGCTGAAAATAAGGCCAGCAGAACTCGGCGAGGAATATGTTGAGATGACCTTTGTGGAGCATCAGACATGTGAATGTag AGTCAAAAAACCTGTTGGGAAAGTTGAAAG GAAAAGGCAAAGAGGAAAAGGCCGGAAGAGAAAGGAGAAGCAAAAACCAAAAGACTGTGACAG GTGCCAGATCCCTCGAAGGTAA
- the pgfb gene encoding placenta growth factor isoform X2, whose amino-acid sequence MSQNFSRSTSLPPPSTFWGVFVSDRLFLLLTWIHHRSDPNMKLCLVVEAAAALYLLFAPAQSQPTWSINSTTNAPTVLLFQDVWARSLCRTIEKLVEVVQEYPSEVEHIYSPACVPLVRCAGCCGDEKLECYPTLTANVTMQLLKIRPAELGEEYVEMTFVEHQTCECRVKKPVGKVERKRQRGKGRKRKEKQKPKDCDRCQIPRR is encoded by the exons ATGAGTCAGAACTTTTCCCGTTCAACGTCCCTTCCGCCTCCCTCAACTTTTTGGGGTGTGTTTGTTTCGGATCGACTTTTCCTGCTTTTGACGTGGATCCATCATCGTTCGGACCCGAACATGAAACTGTGCTTAGTGGTCGAGGCTGCGGCGGCTCTTTATCTTCTGTTCGCACCTGCACAG AGTCAACCCACATGGAGCATAAACAGCACAACTAATG CACCCACGGTGTTGTTGTTCCAAGACGTGTGGGCTCGGAGTCTGTGTCGAACCATTGAGAAGCTGGTGGAGGTGGTGCAGGAGTACCCGTCAGAGGTGGAGCACATATACAGTCCCGCCTGTGTGCCTCTGGTGAGGTGTGCCGGCTGCTGTGGGGACGAGAAGCTCGAGTGCTACCCCACCCTCACCGCTAATGTCACAATGCAG CTGCTGAAAATAAGGCCAGCAGAACTCGGCGAGGAATATGTTGAGATGACCTTTGTGGAGCATCAGACATGTGAATGTag AGTCAAAAAACCTGTTGGGAAAGTTGAAAG GAAAAGGCAAAGAGGAAAAGGCCGGAAGAGAAAGGAGAAGCAAAAACCAAAAGACTGTGACAG GTGCCAGATCCCTCGAAGGTAA